The Trichosurus vulpecula isolate mTriVul1 chromosome 4, mTriVul1.pri, whole genome shotgun sequence genome contains a region encoding:
- the C4H1orf100 gene encoding uncharacterized protein C1orf100 homolog, producing the protein MSFTRLREFKDRKPVQHPRLCILHQGKYINGYYTGQLAKIHYAKELQRPPGHPEDWRPYYQPKSYQAEFDQITLANYICHRRKDQQPFKGWYNETTYQRAFSLPFYKFESAQILATPVLDPRPLNSLPKLF; encoded by the exons atgtcttTCACAAGACTACGAGAATTCAAGGATCGAAAGCCTGTTCAACATCCCAG ATTGTGTATTCTTCATCAAGGAAAGTATATCAATGGATATTATACTGGGCAATTGGCAAAAATCCATTATGCCAAGGAACTTCAGAGACCTCCTGG GCATCCTGAAGACTGGAGACCTTATTACCAGCCAAAAAGTTATCAAGCTGAATTTGACCAAATAACCCTTGCCAACTACATCTGTCATCGAAGGAAGGATCAACAACCATTCAAGGGGTGGTACAATGAAACCACTTACCAAAGAGCCTTCTCTTTGCCATTTTACAAATTTG AGTCGGCCCAGATTTTAGCCACACCGGTACTTGATCCGAGACCACTTAACTCCCTACCAAAGCTTTTCTGA